The following proteins come from a genomic window of Lolium rigidum isolate FL_2022 chromosome 5, APGP_CSIRO_Lrig_0.1, whole genome shotgun sequence:
- the LOC124653946 gene encoding annexin D8-like, which yields MASHSPATTGFQNVCREIHGACDEPRRMSRLLAHWSPSERQQIKVAYRAMFGEDLVARLQKTVTDDQDNELCNLLYLWMLDPAERDAIMARDAIESARTDYRVLVEIFTRRKQEQLFFTKQAYLARFKKNLEHDLVTEPSHPYQRLLVALATSHKSHHDEPSQHIAKCDARRLYDEKNASGTGLVDEATVLEMFSKRSIPQLRMAFCSYKHIYGHDFTKTLKKNLCGEFEESLRVVVKCIYSPSKYYCKLLQRSMQPPRTNKRLVTRAILGGDDVGVDEIKLAFKNNFGRNLEDFIHESLPQSDYRDFLWMWQGGQ from the exons ATGGCCTCTCATTCTCCTGCCACCACAGGCTTTCAGAACGTATGCAGAGAGATCCATGGTGCGTGCGACGAGCCGCGCCGTATGAGCCGCCTCCTGGCTCACTGGAGCCCGTCTGAGAGGCAGCAGATCAAGGTGGCTTACCGTGCCATGTTCGGCGAAGACCTCGTCGCTCGACTGCAGAAAACCGTCACGGACGATCAGGACAACGAG CTCTGCAATCTGCTCTACCTGTGGATGCTCGACCCGGCTGAGCGCGACGCGATCATGGCCAGGGATGCCATCGAGAGCGCCAGGACCGATTACCGGGTCCTTGTCGAGATATTCACACGGAGGAAGCAGGAGCAGCTCTTCTTCACCAAGCAGGCGTACCTGGCCAGGTTCAAGAAGAACCTGGAGCACGACTTGGTTACAGAGCCTTCACACCCATATCAGAGG CTATTGGTAGCTCTCGCGACCTCCCATAAGTCGCACCACGATGAACCCAGCCAGCACATCGCGAAATGCGACGCCAGGCGGTTGTACGATGAGAAGAACGCCAGCGGTACGGGATTGGTCGATGAGGCCACTGTTCTTGAGATGTTCAGCAAGAGGAGCATCCCACAGCTCAGGATGGCATTCTGCAGTTACAAGCACATATACGGGCATGACTTCACCAAG ACACTGAAGAAGAATTTGTGTGGTGAGTTTGAAGAGTCTCTGAGAGTTGTTGTCAAGTGCATCTACAGCCCTTCCAAGTATTACTGCAAG TTACTGCAGAGAAGTATGCAACCACCAAGGACCAATAAAAGGTTGGTTACAAGGGCCATCCTGGGCGGCGATGATGTCGGTGTGGACGAGATAAAGTTAGCATTCAAGAATAACTTTGGAAGGAACCTTGAGGATTTCATCCATGAAAGCTTACCTCAGAGTGATTACAGAGACTTTCTTTGGATGTGGCAAGGGGGCCAGTGA
- the LOC124653947 gene encoding transmembrane emp24 domain-containing protein p24delta3-like — translation MARGGAWTASAAVLVLWWMSAGAGAVWLEIPPSGTKCVAEEIRNNVVVIADYSVLYEHHQVHPTVSVKVTSPFGYTLHTKEKVSADQFAFTTAEAGNFLACFSADGDSKGLVVKLNLDWKIGIAAKDWDSVARREKLEGVELELVKLDATVQAIHQNLILLRIKESDMRDVNEKTNARISWLSMMSLSVCILVSVLQLLHLKQYFRKKKLI, via the exons ATGGCGCGAGGCGGTGCGtggacggcgtcggcggcggtgcTGGTGCTGTGGTGGATGTCGGCGGGAGCAGGGGCGGTGTGGCTGGAGATCCCGCCGTCGGGAACCAAGTGCGTGGCGGAGGAGATCCGGAACaacgtcgtcgtcatcgccgactACTCCGTCCTCTACGAGCACCACCAGGTCCACCCCACCGTCTCCGTCAAG GTTACATCCCCTTTTGGGTATACCTTACACACGAAAGAAAAGGTTTCAGCCGACCAGTTTGCGTTCACCACAGCAGAAGCAGGAAACTTTTTGGCTTGCTTCTCAGCTGACGGTGATAGCAAGGGTTTAGTTGTGAAACTAAATCTTGACTGGAAAATTGGTATTGCGGCAAAAGACTGGGATTCTGTTGCTAGAAGGGAGAAGCTTGAG GGAGTTGAACTAGAGTTAGTTAAACTTGATGCGACTGTCCAAGCAATCCATCAAAACCTGATCTTGCTCAGGATCAA AGAATCAGACATGAGAGATGTCAATGAGAAGACGAATGCTAGGATCTCATGGTTGAGCATGATGTCGCTCAGTGTTTGCATTTTAGTTTCAGTTTTGCAGTTGCTGCATCTAAAACAGTACTTCCGAAAGAAGAAGCTCATTTGA